In Ignisphaera sp., one DNA window encodes the following:
- a CDS encoding RAD55 family ATPase — MSVEKIVTGIKILDTLLPNGIPRNSFIVIAGPGGSGKSFLVINIAKQFLLRNEPAIYVTFDEDPLTVASITSSVGVDLYKYLGDKLFMIIDGYSFRIKDREGKIHVAVIEEVDPQNTEQVFYTVMQTVDRVNIRGRGVIVIDSLNEFLSYHEHYRVAEFIKNLRANIAKYRGILTLAILHTSTDKAKQLLTLVEHVADGIILAERVIKDNTVVKSVVIQRMKGAEHKLTRLEYTSIE; from the coding sequence ATGAGTGTTGAAAAAATAGTAACCGGTATTAAAATTCTTGATACTCTTCTACCTAATGGTATCCCGAGGAATTCATTCATAGTTATTGCAGGTCCTGGAGGTTCTGGCAAGTCTTTCCTTGTTATAAATATAGCGAAACAATTCTTATTAAGAAATGAACCTGCTATATATGTAACATTTGATGAAGATCCTCTAACTGTAGCATCAATAACAAGTTCTGTTGGTGTGGATTTGTATAAATACTTGGGAGATAAGCTGTTTATGATAATCGATGGCTATAGTTTCCGTATAAAGGATAGAGAAGGCAAAATACATGTAGCTGTTATAGAGGAAGTTGATCCACAGAATACTGAACAAGTATTCTATACAGTTATGCAGACAGTAGATAGGGTTAATATTAGAGGTAGGGGTGTAATTGTAATAGATTCTCTAAATGAGTTTTTGTCTTACCATGAACATTATAGGGTAGCAGAATTCATCAAGAACCTTAGAGCTAATATAGCGAAGTATAGAGGTATACTTACACTGGCTATACTCCATACCTCAACAGATAAAGCTAAACAACTTCTAACTCTTGTAGAGCATGTAGCTGACGGCATCATATTAGCGGAGAGAGTCATCAAGGATAACACAGTAGTTAAAAGTGTCGTGATACAGAGGATGAAAGGTGCAGAACATAAGTTAACGAGACTAGAGTATACATCGATTGAGTGA
- a CDS encoding phenylalanine--tRNA ligase beta subunit-related protein → MGNAGFCDNIDKLIDLDNNVKSLEIHIAYTISWKDSEKLFERYPFEDEIRNLINYVKSRYTLDMLRDDRVVRAYRDFFWKLGIDPTKTRPASEALVRRALRDQFPCINPVVDAGNIASAYTMVPIGMYDLDRVSLPLTIKFSQGGEKFKPIGGGEEVLEKDIPILVDSKGTVMHIYPHRDSMETCVTENTTKIVTIAAGVPGVEREVVMRAASIVVELLQKIGWSSCNLIIYKD, encoded by the coding sequence ATGGGTAATGCAGGTTTTTGTGATAATATAGACAAGCTTATTGATCTTGATAATAATGTAAAGTCTCTAGAGATACATATAGCGTATACAATATCTTGGAAAGACTCGGAAAAGTTGTTTGAAAGATATCCTTTTGAAGATGAGATCAGAAACCTCATAAACTATGTAAAATCAAGGTATACTCTAGATATGCTAAGAGATGATAGGGTTGTTAGAGCTTATAGAGACTTCTTCTGGAAACTTGGTATAGATCCCACAAAAACTAGACCTGCAAGTGAAGCTCTAGTTAGAAGAGCCTTGAGGGATCAGTTTCCATGTATTAATCCTGTTGTTGATGCAGGAAACATAGCTTCAGCTTACACAATGGTGCCCATAGGTATGTATGATCTAGATAGAGTTTCTCTTCCCTTAACCATAAAGTTCAGTCAAGGGGGAGAAAAGTTTAAGCCTATAGGTGGTGGAGAAGAGGTTCTAGAGAAAGATATACCTATACTTGTTGATAGTAAAGGTACTGTTATGCATATATATCCACATAGAGATTCTATGGAAACATGTGTAACAGAGAATACAACAAAAATAGTGACTATAGCTGCAGGAGTTCCAGGGGTTGAGAGAGAGGTTGTTATGAGAGCGGCATCTATTGTCGTAGAGCTTCTACAAAAAATAGGATGGAGCTCATGTAACCTCATTATTTACAAGGATTGA
- a CDS encoding ABC transporter permease has product MFWLFVVKEFKSIIRDPKLLIAMVVVPLILIAVLYFIIGQGIVHQIEQTTRESSIVAVFDTDGEDYSQVFVSYLNSLGLKTIIINCTSIDEAIEIFKGLETKILYIIPPGFSYNLSSLRPSVVQVYVKLGSLTIGEGGVIDIASRYINLFNSYVIKTVASEKGISPEFIGGAIVSTTRGLLVDRVIDNPSNTVFALTMGGLFIPLIILMLVIFSAQLISTSMAIEKEEKMFETLLSLPIKRMSIIGAKLLVSIAISAIYMIGYSFVLFGFIFRSVPGFESLQGIPLAISLPSDIGIYILLNVAGLAMFMVSVALLLSLFAEDVRSAQAILGNVIGPTIIAVYLPMFIDISSSPSIRLALSFIPLANTIFIPKIAIVQDIPALAIASISNLVYGVVMFMVIRRIVSSETIFTLRLSAGRKKAMR; this is encoded by the coding sequence ATGTTTTGGCTTTTTGTAGTTAAAGAATTTAAAAGCATCATTAGAGACCCAAAGTTGCTTATAGCCATGGTTGTAGTACCCTTGATACTTATAGCAGTACTGTACTTCATTATAGGTCAAGGTATAGTACACCAAATAGAGCAAACAACTAGAGAGAGCAGTATTGTAGCTGTATTCGACACGGATGGAGAAGACTATTCGCAGGTCTTCGTAAGCTATTTGAATTCACTAGGACTTAAAACCATAATCATCAATTGTACTAGTATTGATGAAGCTATAGAGATCTTTAAAGGTCTTGAGACTAAGATACTCTACATTATTCCTCCTGGATTCAGCTACAATCTATCTAGCCTCAGGCCATCTGTTGTACAAGTCTATGTCAAACTTGGCTCGTTAACGATAGGCGAAGGCGGTGTAATAGATATAGCTTCAAGATATATAAATCTCTTCAATAGCTACGTTATTAAAACAGTTGCTAGTGAAAAAGGTATTTCACCAGAATTTATTGGAGGAGCTATTGTCAGTACTACTCGCGGACTTCTAGTAGATAGAGTCATCGATAATCCGAGTAACACCGTTTTTGCTCTAACTATGGGAGGGCTGTTCATACCATTGATAATACTTATGCTTGTAATATTCTCTGCACAACTTATATCCACTAGCATGGCTATAGAGAAAGAGGAAAAAATGTTTGAAACACTACTCTCATTACCGATAAAGAGGATGAGTATTATTGGAGCTAAACTTCTTGTCTCTATAGCGATAAGCGCCATATACATGATTGGATATAGTTTTGTGTTATTTGGATTCATATTTAGATCTGTACCTGGTTTTGAATCGCTTCAGGGAATACCTTTAGCGATATCCCTACCAAGCGATATTGGTATATACATCTTGCTAAACGTTGCGGGATTAGCTATGTTCATGGTATCAGTAGCTCTCCTCCTAAGTCTTTTTGCTGAAGATGTGAGATCTGCTCAAGCGATTCTCGGAAACGTTATTGGACCTACAATTATAGCTGTATATCTCCCAATGTTTATAGATATATCATCGTCACCTAGCATCAGATTAGCACTCTCATTTATACCTCTAGCTAATACCATCTTCATACCTAAGATAGCCATAGTCCAAGATATTCCAGCTCTAGCAATAGCCTCTATCTCAAATCTAGTGTATGGAGTAGTTATGTTTATGGTTATAAGGAGAATTGTAAGTAGCGAAACAATATTCACCTTGAGACTTAGTGCAGGAAGAAAGAAGGCTATGAGATAG
- a CDS encoding ABC transporter ATP-binding protein has protein sequence METSMVIVENLVKVYQKNFRAIDDITFYVKPGEIFGLIGPNGAGKTTTLRIIATILQPTSGKVIVGGYDVVRDADKVRKIMSYLPEDAGGYKYLTGLEFLEFISKLYAKNPHEVKESLSIGIELSGLGDKLNDKIKTYSKGMLRRLLIAKTLMVKPKLAILDEPTSGLDVINAVHVREAIKRYVKEVEGTVLLSSHNMLEVEYLCDRVAIIHEGKILTIGAPKQLIEEHGVSNLEEVFVKLVSRGR, from the coding sequence ATGGAGACGTCAATGGTTATTGTCGAAAACCTCGTCAAAGTGTATCAGAAGAATTTTAGAGCTATTGATGACATAACTTTCTATGTCAAACCAGGTGAGATATTCGGTCTGATAGGTCCTAATGGAGCTGGGAAAACAACTACGTTGAGAATTATAGCCACAATTCTTCAGCCTACTTCTGGTAAAGTGATTGTTGGTGGATATGATGTTGTTAGAGATGCTGATAAGGTTAGGAAAATAATGTCATATCTACCCGAAGATGCTGGTGGATACAAGTATCTTACTGGTCTCGAGTTTCTGGAGTTTATATCGAAACTCTATGCAAAGAATCCTCATGAAGTTAAGGAGTCTCTGTCTATAGGTATAGAGCTTAGTGGTCTTGGTGATAAATTAAACGATAAGATTAAGACTTATAGCAAGGGTATGCTTAGGAGATTGCTAATAGCTAAAACTCTTATGGTTAAACCTAAACTAGCTATACTAGATGAACCTACATCAGGTCTCGACGTTATTAACGCTGTACACGTTAGAGAAGCCATAAAGAGGTATGTTAAAGAAGTTGAAGGTACTGTTCTTCTTAGTAGCCATAATATGCTTGAGGTTGAGTATCTATGTGATCGTGTAGCGATAATACACGAAGGCAAGATACTGACCATAGGGGCTCCTAAGCAACTCATAGAAGAACACGGTGTTTCTAATCTCGAGGAAGTTTTTGTAAAACTTGTTTCAAGAGGTAGATAG
- a CDS encoding trypsin-like peptidase domain-containing protein yields MDLKDLSNRIADIIEDVRESVVTISTVKLGLDELFGITPVKGVGSGFVIHNKGYIVTNSHVVRHASKVMVTLPNGESIEGRVLASDPQKDLALLKIDMEGLKQLALGDSDKVRVGELVFAIGSPLGLPGSTVTMGIVSAVNRTIVGENIILEDLIQTDAAINPGNSGGPLVNVDGEAIGVTTAIIPYAQGIGFAIPINTVKRFLDIIAKFGKPVMVWIGVYVAPINRQTAVMYGLPVEEGLVVIDVVRGGPAYSVGIRRGDIIVKANNKKVVNARDLRAVVEESVERGYIRLDVVRGGRAHTLDVPIAVEEIE; encoded by the coding sequence ATGGATTTGAAGGATCTAAGTAACAGGATTGCAGATATTATTGAGGATGTTAGAGAAAGTGTTGTAACAATTTCAACGGTTAAACTTGGTCTCGATGAGCTTTTCGGTATAACGCCTGTAAAAGGTGTTGGATCTGGTTTTGTGATTCACAACAAAGGCTATATCGTTACAAATAGTCATGTTGTTAGACATGCCTCTAAAGTTATGGTTACATTGCCCAATGGTGAAAGCATTGAAGGTAGAGTTCTAGCTTCAGATCCTCAAAAAGATCTAGCTCTACTAAAAATAGATATGGAAGGTCTAAAGCAGCTAGCTTTAGGGGATTCGGATAAAGTTAGAGTTGGTGAACTGGTTTTCGCAATAGGTTCACCCCTAGGGTTACCAGGCTCTACAGTCACCATGGGCATAGTTAGTGCAGTCAATAGAACAATAGTGGGTGAAAACATAATTCTTGAAGATCTCATACAAACAGATGCTGCAATAAATCCCGGAAATAGTGGCGGTCCTCTAGTAAATGTTGATGGAGAAGCTATAGGCGTGACCACAGCCATAATTCCCTATGCACAAGGAATAGGTTTCGCTATACCGATCAATACCGTCAAAAGATTTCTAGACATTATAGCCAAATTCGGTAAACCAGTTATGGTATGGATAGGTGTATATGTTGCTCCTATAAATAGACAAACTGCTGTAATGTATGGATTACCTGTTGAAGAAGGATTAGTTGTTATTGATGTTGTTAGAGGAGGACCAGCATATAGTGTTGGGATCAGAAGAGGAGACATAATAGTGAAAGCAAACAACAAAAAAGTTGTTAACGCTCGAGATCTAAGAGCGGTAGTTGAAGAATCTGTAGAGAGAGGATATATAAGGCTTGATGTTGTTAGAGGAGGTAGAGCACACACTCTCGACGTACCTATAGCGGTAGAGGAAATAGAGTAA
- a CDS encoding PfkB family carbohydrate kinase encodes MSIYIAGRINIDIFIEIDGILSRGRKYRGRVLFTDVGGTAANIATSIARIDRNLKPKLLGAVGKDYEQFVYEKLSLEGVDLQHLKVLEGESGKAYILMEPYGESTIITLPGVNDLYEEHYVPNRIDDAKALAICNTTRSVATKLIDMARITDIPIFIDPHNLWPDLVGSIKRSSGTCFYLPNEHELATYAKVDVDNISIIKKYSEEIGCSIIVKMGERGAIGIHDGSVIRVSALPLERLGLKVLSTAGCGDTFTGVFIAIYLKKHDVVEALKHASVAAGIKATRISSRASPSMDEILNVVEVVERRNLIDLKIVKI; translated from the coding sequence ATGTCTATCTATATAGCTGGAAGAATCAATATCGATATATTTATAGAGATAGACGGGATACTGAGTAGAGGTAGGAAGTATAGAGGTAGAGTCTTATTTACCGATGTAGGAGGTACAGCAGCTAATATAGCTACATCTATAGCTAGAATAGATAGAAACCTTAAACCAAAACTCTTGGGAGCTGTAGGCAAGGACTACGAACAATTTGTTTACGAGAAACTGAGTCTCGAGGGAGTAGATCTGCAACATCTTAAGGTTTTAGAAGGAGAATCAGGTAAGGCATACATACTTATGGAACCATACGGAGAATCAACAATTATTACTCTTCCAGGTGTTAACGATCTATATGAAGAGCATTATGTACCTAACAGAATTGATGATGCAAAGGCTCTAGCGATATGCAATACAACACGTTCTGTAGCAACTAAGCTGATAGACATGGCTAGGATTACCGATATACCTATATTTATAGATCCTCACAATCTTTGGCCGGATCTAGTGGGATCTATCAAGAGATCTAGTGGAACATGTTTCTATCTACCGAATGAACACGAACTAGCTACTTACGCAAAAGTTGATGTAGATAACATATCTATCATCAAAAAATATTCTGAAGAAATAGGGTGCTCAATCATAGTCAAGATGGGAGAAAGAGGTGCCATAGGTATTCATGATGGTAGTGTAATAAGGGTATCGGCTCTACCTCTAGAAAGACTTGGACTCAAGGTTTTATCGACAGCAGGCTGTGGCGATACATTTACAGGTGTCTTTATAGCCATATATCTGAAGAAACACGATGTTGTTGAAGCACTTAAGCATGCATCTGTAGCTGCGGGCATTAAGGCCACGAGGATCTCTTCAAGAGCATCTCCATCAATGGACGAGATCCTGAATGTTGTAGAGGTTGTGGAAAGAAGAAACCTTATCGATTTAAAGATTGTGAAGATATAG
- a CDS encoding DUF4157 domain-containing protein: protein MHTNDIPTFILISIVLISLVIPYINMYVGTGSRFRTKVMETIIYRFVDEICREIESIRGLRFTQNVEVKIITTAQAIEMWAPKEDYKEIPEHLRYREMLYKLSLLIPLNKSIIQLERSWVGMFLAATAGTTLYINVDYFDSRKPTTRNVLAHELAHVLQFLNFRIEWPQYLDSSLAFSTLTEGDAGLVQHMYCVKTKLCEPSPPTKLYLDDLYISLNLFPYIHGENFVRYLYEKGGWDLVNKAYEKPPKSTLMIMEPELYFGYLVNNTIITINTTISINRDARPVHIDVLGSYYVMLILANSIGIEKSKDIAINWRGDKAHIYKVSNSTHIEWILLWNTTWSSPIYARNFYSNLTYVISTIGKALLNTQSESLVEITINSIASWYIRTYLDEYNVFIESRYVEKL, encoded by the coding sequence ATGCATACAAACGATATACCTACCTTTATCTTGATCTCTATAGTTTTGATATCCCTAGTAATACCCTACATAAATATGTATGTGGGTACAGGAAGTCGTTTCCGGACAAAGGTAATGGAAACTATAATCTATAGATTCGTAGACGAAATATGTCGAGAGATAGAATCCATTAGAGGGTTAAGGTTCACACAAAATGTGGAGGTAAAGATAATTACTACTGCTCAAGCTATAGAGATGTGGGCTCCTAAAGAAGACTATAAAGAGATTCCTGAACACCTTAGATATAGAGAGATGCTCTACAAACTTTCTCTTCTTATACCACTCAATAAAAGCATTATCCAGCTTGAGAGATCTTGGGTAGGCATGTTTCTGGCTGCAACAGCTGGTACAACACTCTACATAAACGTAGATTACTTCGATTCTAGAAAACCTACTACGAGGAATGTCCTAGCTCATGAGCTTGCTCATGTACTACAGTTCCTCAACTTCAGAATTGAATGGCCACAGTATCTAGATTCATCACTTGCTTTTTCGACACTTACCGAAGGTGATGCAGGTCTTGTTCAACATATGTACTGCGTCAAGACGAAGCTTTGTGAACCTTCACCTCCGACCAAGCTGTACCTAGACGATCTATATATATCTCTAAACCTGTTCCCGTATATCCATGGAGAAAACTTCGTTAGATACCTCTACGAAAAAGGTGGCTGGGATCTCGTTAACAAGGCTTACGAGAAGCCTCCAAAATCAACGCTTATGATTATGGAACCCGAACTCTATTTCGGATATCTCGTGAACAATACCATTATCACTATAAATACCACTATATCAATTAACAGAGATGCTAGACCTGTTCATATCGATGTACTTGGATCTTACTATGTGATGCTGATTCTCGCAAACAGTATAGGTATCGAAAAATCAAAAGATATAGCGATTAATTGGAGAGGTGATAAAGCACACATATATAAAGTATCGAATAGCACACACATCGAGTGGATACTGCTGTGGAACACAACATGGAGTAGCCCTATCTATGCCAGAAACTTTTACAGCAATTTAACATATGTTATATCGACTATCGGTAAAGCTTTGCTTAATACACAATCAGAGTCTTTAGTGGAGATAACCATCAATTCAATAGCTAGTTGGTATATCCGTACGTATCTAGATGAATACAACGTGTTTATAGAATCGAGATACGTAGAGAAACTATAG
- a CDS encoding DUF61 family protein, with translation MGENIEMLLQAELRVANKHLPISRKKLIELLNENSPYVICRDGSIHMFRRSELQELRKFVNNDEADKLYLPIVIQVRADMDSFTGFIEDELEASVVRRILGLKPPLDNEPRKLALYRPQIAELRYRFPTVFQVAIVVDLDSIDIPPIDRYSYSIT, from the coding sequence TTGGGCGAAAATATAGAGATGTTGTTACAGGCTGAGCTAAGGGTTGCAAATAAGCATTTACCTATATCTAGGAAAAAGTTGATAGAGCTGTTGAACGAGAATTCACCCTATGTTATATGTAGAGATGGTTCTATCCATATGTTTCGGCGTTCAGAACTCCAGGAACTCAGAAAGTTCGTTAATAATGACGAGGCTGATAAGCTGTATCTCCCTATAGTTATCCAGGTTAGAGCTGATATGGATTCATTCACAGGCTTTATAGAAGATGAATTAGAGGCTTCTGTAGTTAGACGTATTCTTGGGTTAAAACCTCCGTTAGATAATGAACCTAGGAAACTAGCTTTATATAGACCGCAAATAGCTGAATTAAGATACAGATTTCCAACTGTTTTCCAGGTAGCTATAGTTGTTGACCTAGATTCTATAGACATTCCACCGATAGATAGGTATTCCTATAGCATAACTTGA
- a CDS encoding ATPase, whose product MTTGLGEALAYTGPAITELMAVMGSVLGIYKVASVGLTSISEDPRLFSRVMPLALLPATQAMVYGFVFMFLSYNTLNIKVASEGSIEIFRGIGFLTLCLFVGFAEFWSALKQGQVCADGAAMLVKTGGKIFAPTFILATFEELFGVLGLVFGLLMSGLILG is encoded by the coding sequence ATGACTACAGGTTTGGGTGAAGCATTAGCTTATACAGGTCCAGCAATTACTGAGCTTATGGCTGTTATGGGTTCTGTACTAGGTATATACAAAGTTGCATCAGTTGGTTTAACATCAATATCTGAAGACCCTAGACTCTTCAGTAGAGTAATGCCTTTAGCACTTCTTCCAGCAACCCAAGCAATGGTTTACGGGTTTGTATTCATGTTCTTGAGCTACAATACCCTTAACATAAAGGTTGCTTCTGAGGGATCTATAGAGATATTTAGAGGAATAGGTTTTCTGACGTTATGTCTATTTGTTGGATTTGCTGAATTTTGGTCTGCCCTCAAGCAAGGACAAGTATGTGCTGATGGAGCAGCAATGCTTGTAAAAACTGGCGGTAAGATATTTGCACCAACATTCATATTGGCAACATTTGAAGAGCTATTTGGTGTACTTGGATTAGTGTTTGGTCTACTGATGAGTGGACTTATACTAGGTTGA
- a CDS encoding V-type ATP synthase subunit E family protein, whose amino-acid sequence MSNNVRDIVFKKAEEEATSILENAKREAEKIIEEAMKRKREIIEEEKNRIMKEVGIERRIAEARMRYRQIISLTKNSIVRDIEENVKKMLENMDKRKRFESLQILAIEGVNEVLSNLGTQIGRIVIYVSKRDRELSEKLVEVVRSKFRGIDVEVKEVDILGGVVIESPDRGIIIDNSYESRLKKALSSSLNELQRLFEV is encoded by the coding sequence ATGAGCAATAATGTAAGGGATATAGTTTTTAAGAAAGCTGAAGAAGAGGCTACAAGTATTTTAGAGAATGCTAAAAGAGAAGCTGAAAAGATTATCGAAGAAGCTATGAAGAGGAAAAGGGAGATTATTGAAGAAGAGAAGAACAGGATAATGAAGGAGGTTGGAATCGAGAGAAGGATTGCAGAAGCGAGAATGAGATATAGACAGATTATCAGTCTAACCAAAAACAGCATTGTTAGAGATATTGAAGAGAATGTAAAGAAAATGTTAGAGAATATGGATAAGAGAAAGAGGTTTGAATCTCTTCAAATTCTCGCTATAGAAGGTGTTAACGAGGTTTTAAGCAATCTTGGGACACAAATCGGTAGAATTGTCATCTATGTATCAAAAAGAGATCGAGAACTTTCAGAAAAGCTAGTAGAGGTGGTAAGGAGCAAGTTCAGAGGCATAGATGTAGAAGTGAAAGAGGTAGATATTCTTGGGGGTGTGGTAATCGAGAGTCCCGATAGGGGTATTATTATTGATAATAGCTACGAGAGCAGACTGAAAAAAGCATTAAGTTCTTCACTAAACGAGCTTCAGAGGCTTTTTGAAGTATGA
- a CDS encoding V-type ATP synthase subunit F — MVTQIDKFVKKIIAIVEPHLVSFMQVLGIDEVYEVRGDKDFIKSIKDAFSRDEVAIVITQRSLVKKHGIPEQVKVYPIVVSLPDKPEDLGVEAIDVYREFIRRFIGYEIYINL; from the coding sequence ATGGTTACACAGATAGATAAATTCGTTAAAAAGATTATAGCAATAGTTGAACCCCATCTAGTATCATTCATGCAGGTTTTAGGTATAGACGAAGTGTATGAGGTTAGAGGTGACAAAGATTTTATTAAAAGCATCAAGGATGCATTCTCGAGAGATGAAGTAGCTATAGTTATTACTCAAAGAAGCCTGGTTAAAAAACATGGAATTCCAGAACAAGTGAAGGTATATCCGATAGTTGTTTCTCTACCAGACAAACCTGAGGATCTTGGTGTTGAGGCTATAGATGTATATAGAGAATTTATTAGAAGATTCATAGGATATGAGATCTATATCAATTTATAG
- a CDS encoding V-type ATP synthase subunit A: protein MSSTGRIYRITGPLVVAEDLKVMMYEVVYVGEESLIGEVIAIRGDKVYIQVYEDTTGLTVGEKVAASGSLLSAELGPGLIGSIYDGLQRPEKDISVITGSIFIKRGVRVPALKRDVKWFFEREKSLSIGDKVEPGTIIGYVRETPLVLHKIMIPPNTSGSLKWIAPDGDYTVDDTVAIVESSGRRYEVKLYQIWPIRIPRPYRSKLDPGEPLITGLRVIDYMFPLAKGGKAAIPGGFGTGKTVALQEITKWSHSDIAIFVGCGERGNEMSDALTSFLKLFDVRRGRPMMERSVFIANTSNMPVAARETSVFLGVTIGEYFRDMGYDVIMVADSTSRWAEAMREISGRMEEMPGEEGFPAYLSSRLAEFYERAGRIVALGKPERTGSLTIMGAVSPPGGDFSEPVVRGTVRYVQCFFALDYGLATRRHYPAINWLVSYSLYIPYVADWWNKLTNNEWSVYRETASKILQREAELSDIVRIVGIEALPEEDKLVLEIARMIREDFLQQSAYVPKDAYSPPEKGHMIMKCIMEFYRYAKEAIAKGVSVSKIREAKSRSLIARMKYYTLEELKSGIFNEVIKTIKQDFESMITS from the coding sequence ATGTCTAGTACGGGTAGGATTTATAGGATTACGGGACCGCTTGTTGTTGCAGAAGATCTTAAGGTTATGATGTACGAAGTTGTTTATGTAGGTGAAGAGAGTCTTATTGGTGAGGTTATAGCTATTAGAGGTGATAAAGTCTATATACAGGTTTACGAAGATACAACGGGTCTTACAGTAGGAGAAAAGGTTGCTGCTTCAGGTAGTCTTTTGTCAGCTGAACTTGGTCCTGGACTTATAGGCTCTATATACGATGGTCTTCAAAGACCTGAGAAAGATATTAGCGTAATAACTGGTAGCATATTCATTAAGAGAGGTGTAAGAGTACCAGCTCTCAAGAGAGATGTTAAATGGTTTTTTGAGAGAGAGAAGAGCTTAAGCATTGGAGACAAGGTTGAGCCTGGAACTATTATTGGTTATGTGAGAGAAACTCCGCTTGTTCTACACAAAATCATGATTCCGCCAAATACATCGGGTAGTTTGAAATGGATTGCCCCTGATGGTGATTATACTGTAGATGATACTGTTGCTATTGTAGAGAGTAGCGGTAGAAGGTATGAGGTTAAACTTTACCAGATATGGCCCATCAGAATACCTAGACCGTATAGATCTAAACTTGATCCAGGCGAGCCTTTAATTACAGGACTTAGAGTCATAGACTATATGTTCCCGTTAGCAAAAGGAGGTAAAGCAGCCATACCTGGAGGATTCGGCACCGGTAAGACTGTAGCTCTCCAGGAGATAACTAAGTGGAGCCATAGCGATATAGCTATATTTGTAGGATGTGGTGAGAGAGGAAACGAGATGAGTGATGCTTTAACGAGTTTTCTCAAGCTATTTGATGTCAGGCGAGGAAGGCCGATGATGGAAAGATCTGTGTTTATAGCGAACACAAGCAATATGCCTGTAGCAGCTAGAGAAACTAGTGTATTTCTGGGTGTAACAATAGGTGAGTACTTTAGAGATATGGGTTATGACGTTATAATGGTTGCTGATTCAACTAGTAGATGGGCTGAAGCAATGAGAGAAATAAGCGGTAGAATGGAGGAAATGCCAGGTGAAGAAGGATTTCCCGCATATCTCTCCTCAAGATTGGCCGAGTTCTATGAAAGAGCTGGAAGAATTGTAGCTCTTGGTAAACCAGAAAGAACAGGAAGTTTAACCATTATGGGAGCAGTATCACCACCTGGTGGCGACTTTAGCGAACCTGTTGTAAGAGGAACTGTTAGGTATGTGCAATGTTTCTTTGCTCTAGATTATGGGTTAGCTACAAGAAGACATTATCCAGCTATCAATTGGTTAGTGAGCTATAGTCTCTACATACCCTATGTAGCTGATTGGTGGAACAAGTTAACAAATAACGAATGGAGCGTATATAGAGAAACAGCTTCAAAAATCCTTCAAAGAGAAGCTGAGTTAAGCGATATAGTTAGAATTGTAGGTATTGAAGCGCTACCTGAAGAAGATAAACTTGTGCTTGAAATTGCTAGAATGATTAGAGAAGACTTTTTACAGCAAAGTGCATATGTACCTAAAGATGCCTATTCTCCGCCAGAAAAAGGACATATGATAATGAAATGCATAATGGAGTTCTATAGATACGCAAAAGAAGCTATAGCAAAAGGTGTTTCTGTATCAAAGATTAGAGAGGCTAAAAGTAGATCACTTATAGCTAGGATGAAATACTATACACTGGAGGAGCTCAAATCAGGAATATTTAATGAGGTTATAAAGACTATAAAGCAAGATTTTGAATCCATGATTACCTCATAA